A DNA window from Hordeum vulgare subsp. vulgare chromosome 1H, MorexV3_pseudomolecules_assembly, whole genome shotgun sequence contains the following coding sequences:
- the LOC123416082 gene encoding uncharacterized protein LOC123416082: MRSGGGGSDVRSFFRQQKAHSDAAAIKPTGGVSKKAAQHHQKQAAARPTPDHGDGADAGREEAESTERKAREFDMDMRYGPCLGLTRAQRWRRAAALGLAPPPYALCSDDQPCLWEGRV; the protein is encoded by the exons atgaggagcggcggcggcggcagcgacgTCAGGTCCTTCTTCCGGCAGCAGAAGGCCCACTCCGACGCGGCGGCCATCAAGCCCACCGGCGGCGTCTCCAAGAAGGCGGCGCAGCACCACCAGAAGCAGGCGGCGGCGCGCCCGACACCAG ATCACGGCGACGGCGCCGACGCGGGGAGGGAGGAGGCGGAGAGCACGGAGAGGAAGGCCAGGGAGTTCGACATGGACATGCGCTACGGGCCCTGCCTCGGCCTCACCCGCGCCCAGCGCTGGCGACGCGCCGCCGCGCTCGGCCTCGCCCCGCCGCCGTACGCGCTCTGCTCCGACGACCAGCCGTGCCTCTGGGAGGGCCGCGTCTAG